In Thunnus thynnus chromosome 4, fThuThy2.1, whole genome shotgun sequence, the DNA window GTTCATCAACACATAGATGACTGGGTTGAACAATGCTGAGCTCTTTGAGAAGAAAGCAGGGATAGCCATGGCTGTAGCTGAGAATGCAGCTCCCCTATTGAAGAAGATCCATGCAGCAAAGCTGGCGTATGGAGTCCAGGCCAACAAGAATCCCAACACCATCAGGACACACATACGTGTCACTTCCTTTTCAGCCTTCTGGGTAGATACTGAGtcctgctgctgtgctgcagccTAAAAATTAGGTCATCATCAGTTATTGTCTGCATTGTGCACCAAGCATGatgaatgttttcttaaaattaaatcatCAATCTATATTTTGGACACGTACAGTATGTTGGAAATACTGTGTAGTGCTGATATGCTTAAAAATTGCATTATTTTAGAGTAAATGTCTCTTACCGCCTTCACTGTGCACACTAAGTTTCCATAAGTGAAGAAGATGGTGGAGACAGGGACGCAGAAGTGGCAGGTGAACATGTACATGACGAAGGATTCGTTGTTGTAGCCTGGGGCCAGAGTGTAGTAGTCGGGTCCACAGGAAACCTGAATACCCTCAGGAATGTACCTGTGAATACCAAACATACAATGTGGGATACATAATATAAGATGTTTACATTACgttttgtaattttgtgtcTATCATTATCAAGCACATCAGAGTCAAGTGGAACTATAAATATGTGTCCTGTTATACATGTAAGCCACTGCACAGTGAAAATACTAGGATTTCTCAAAGGATTGGAGGAATTTTAGTATCAAATAATTCAAAGCTGGAAGGTAGTGGCACCAACAGTCACCAAATGTCACTTGGAAAAAGTTCAGGTGTCTGGAGCCAGAATTACTATAATATTTGTTCAAGAAGACAGGAGGAAAGGGTTGAAACTGCCCCTTTTCCAATGGTATAATAATCAATAGGATTTGTGGGGTGCATTGATTGCAGCAAATGATAATCCTCCAGTAGAAGTATTGATTAAAATCAGAACAAATGAACCATATTTTGGTATAGTTGTAACTTTGGCCCTTTGCAGTACATATTTATGAACATGTTTGTGCTCAGGTGGATTCAGGAAAAGACTTTGTGACTTTTTTGGTGAATATGACACTACAAAATTAAAGGTCAGTGTCATTTGATCATATGAAGATGTACTTCACGCATCAACGGTTGGCTGCTCTAGCGCAGTAATTAGAGACTAAAATGGATTTTAGAAAGATATTTCTGCACTATTGAACCCAGCCACACCCATTTTCATGCCCATGAAGTATCCACATTTTTCAAGCATGTCACTACTGGAACATGCAGATATTGAGCTTTTTCAGGAAGATTTGGATTAATGGGTCTTTTAAGACTGATTTTGGGACAAACCAACTCTATAAGGTTGGAATTTGCTACTTAATTActgttataaatattttttctccaATACTTTGGAGCATGAGATATTAAGTTAATACATGATAAATCTCATGTTTTGGTcaatttgtttacatttgcatattgttttaattaaatgaataaaattagaTGTTTTGTTTCAGCTATGCAGTTTTGAAGTTTGAAGTCTGTAGTCATCATCAtaaattaactttaaattacatttcttttttttgtttttgttataacCTGGATCTTATTCTTATAGTTTGGGCCATGATCCTTATCTGCCATGTTAACTTTTGCTCACTAACTTGATTGCAGCAGTGTCACTAGAAAAAGAAGACCAGCAGGGAGATCGAGCAGTCACATGACCAGACAGGTTGTACCCAAACCTTCAGTTTAAACTAGCTGTCTTAACCacttaatttgaaaaaaatctgcaataAGTAAACACACCCAGACTATGTCTTATAATTATCTAATATGTGGATGTAAAGTATGGTCGGTCAAACTTGAACTAGGAAGGCGGTGTCTGCAAAATCTAACAGATGTTTACAAAAGACTATTTGTGTAAAAGCTTAAACATCGGGTATTGTTTCTTCTAATTTGGTGGTGTAGATAAAATGGTTGCGCtgggtttgtttacaacctctCAGATCATGTGACCATTTACATATGTTACTAGCCCTACTGGTCTCCTTCCAGTAGTGTCACCTCATCACCACATCTGATTGATCAGGTTGatgagtaaaatgttcacaaaccAAATAGGAAGAACATTTTTCTAAAGAATGTTCAAATCATGACCTCTCCATTCTCCATGCTGCTGTCCGTGATGCGGACATGGTCATATTATCCATTTTGGGGGAAATTAGCTCATTACCTTGACCAGCCAACTAGAGGAGGAACAGCACAAGACATAGCCATGACCCAGGTGAATGCACATCCTGCTGAAGCGTGGGTGGCTGTAAATTTGAAACTACCCATGGGTTTGCAGACCACAATGTATCTCTCAATAGCTAGAACCACAAGAGACCAGAGAGAAACTTGACCTGTTGATAAGAAAAAGAACAGAAGTTGTGGTGAGAACCTTCAAATCCTGCCATCTGTTATAACAGCTTACAGCTTTGACTTCAACTAGTATATTCATGTGAGTCAGTCATGAAACTTTACTAGACAATCAGTAGACATAAataacatatatgtatgtaatacTGGCAAATAAACATACAATTTCTTAAGGTTTACCTCCAATTGTAGACATGAATCCTTCAATAGTACAGCCCAGGGTTCCCATGGAGAAATAGCCCATGAGGGAACTATAAAAGCAAACTGTGAACCCAAAGGTGACCATGATCAGTCCAGCCACAGCCAGGTTGACCAGGATAAAGTTGAGAGGTTGCCGCAGTTTCTTGTTCTGAGCTGTGACCACCAGAGTCAGAGCGTTGATGGGGAAGCCAGTGCAGATCAGGAAAAACATGTAGAAAGCCAGAAGTTTAAAAAACCATGGATCTGCCAGATAATATTGTGTATAGTGAAAAGGACTCCTCACAAGCCCCGTCCTGTTGTTCATGGGAACGTAGAAGTTCTTGCCCTCCGTGCCGTTCTCCATTTTTGCAAGTTAGGATTTGGCTTGGCAGAGTGGGTTAACCCTGGAGTACTGTCGAGGCAGCTAAGTACAGGTGATACTGCAGCTATGGTTATATAGCCCTCCAGGGCGGACACACAATGGGTCAAGAAGATAAGCAAAGAGGATCTGCATGAGAAATCAGCCTATAATCTTTGGCAACAGTATAATCACTTGCTGCCAAAGTAGggaagaggtttttttttttttcctaaggATGTGTTTCATCTTTGGAGTGAGCAATGTAACCGAATTGCTTGTCCATTTTTTCTTCAAGTTGTTTTGTAAGGTACATTTGTATTGCTATTGTTTTATTCCAATATTGAAAATggacaaaatggaaaaatgcaCCAGCAGACCAGCAGATAATCTTTGCTTGTTAGCACAAATTCCTGTTTATCCATCTTTATATCTACTTTAGTATGTGATGTGCTTTGAAAGAACTGCACTTCAGACATGAGGAGAgtgttttaaattgaataaagaacttaaaattaaacaaaatatatttatgactTAAACACCATTAAAAGAATACTCTGTCTGAAACCTATAATTTGATTAGTCAGCTATCCATTTAGTTTCGGTGCAAAAAGCAATTTCTTAATAGGATTTCAGAGAGCTGGTTAGTTTGCGCAGTAAAGCCGCACTGCAGCTGCAGTACCGCTGATAGATAGgaaggtagatagatagatagatagatagatagatagatagatagatagatagatagatagataagagCAGTTTGAGCTCAGCAGTATTTTTCCACAGATCCACAGATATTGAGTCAgaatcaaaataaatcaaatgttctgatatattttatggtgctaatacattttatattttgtgaacCAGTCATTCATGAATTacaataatttaaatgtaaaaaaaaaaaagtattaagaTGACTAGATTTTAGCCAGGCTCTGAGTCAGAATGGTGAGCTCATGTGGTATAACATCAAGATAAAGTTGTACTTCATCTacataacactgaaatgaaatactgCTTACATTAAGGAATAACGTTTGGTCCACTCAAAAGACTGGCTCTGGGTGCAGTTTCAGTGCTGTTAAAGAAGTACTAAAGATGTAGTTCAACAGTTCAGAGCAAAGAATATCAACATATACAATATAAACAGCCAAAAGCATGATGTTTCTTGGTACGGCTAAAAAGCACTGCACTTAAGAAGGCAGAGGGGAGGGGCTTCTCACACAACAAAGTAACAATCTAATGGTCACCTACATGTCACTGACTAATTTAACACatacaaataacaataatacataataaataaaatagtaaaaataaataaataaatactgtccATTAACCATCAAACAGAATAATTCCTCACTGAATATACCATTAACTGTTCTCTTTATGGCATTATCCTAAATACATAGCAGCACTATTAGAGTGAATACAAATATTGTGAATATTGAAATAAACTCCAAAAGCAGTAACTGTTTCACAAACACAGCCATAGATGTGTGCAGACTGTATTTCTGGTACTGAGGGTCGAAAGGCCAAGTATTGGAGGCTAGAGGGTTCATCCAGTAAGCAGATTACTGTTTGATcaggcaaaacaaaaacaacgcCATGGTCTAACGCAGGAGCAATGTGTGAAGTCTTTCTCTAGTTgggttaaatttaaaaaaaaaaacaaccagatATTTGTCATGATTTTCTCAGCTCTTGACCTTCAATAAGAGTGCTACATGATatgatgatttaaaataattactgtagtatatatagatgtaaaaaaaaaaattaataatctaattattAATAGTGTCTAATTATCAAGGTATTTAAAGGATCTTTCTTTTGCTCTTTAATGGAAGTCTATGGCAACCCATTGAGCTCTCAGTTTTAATAAAAATTGGCACATTATTACACAAGACAACTACGATATGGTTAGGGATAGGTTCACTGCATGGTTCGCACACCAGGCTTCAGAAACCTGTGCACACACCTGAAAACCTCtaaaattatgtaattatgGCTGGCACATGGACCTGGCACATGCCCCTTGAAATGGACGATGGCAGGACTTGCATAAATTCAATACACACTAATTGTTGTGGAGACTGTGCAGCAGATGGCACAAAGGTTACTGCATGCACCATGCTGAGCCTATTACAGAAAGATTGTGGGTATTGAAAAGAATCTTATGGCTTATTACAACCGTAAAAAACAGACAAGCAATTCTGTTGTTGCTACTGCTTTATTCCATTCAGACATTAGCCCTGCGTTAACAAACACCCtctcatttatttgaatgggggcagtcCAGCGGTGCAATGTGGGTGCAAATGAAGAGTGCTctggcaaaaacacaaaaacaaaggtgtcacatcctgcctggactttgtgtgttttttggactctgtgcttttgtgttctttggggtttccTGAGTTGCATTTCTGTTGAGTCCTTCTGGGGGGTATTCCATCAAGCTGGCAAACGGGATAGCTTGGCTTATTTCGATAAGCCTCGCTAATTTAAATGAGAGTTCCGCTCCATCTCTGCGGCTTATATGAgtcccagctcagtaaccatAGGAAGATAGTTAGCAGAACTAGCCTGCTCCGTGGCAGGCTAACGGTCAAGCTTAATTCAGCTGCATGTCAAAGAATGTCCGACGGACGGAAACACTCTCAAAAGACGCTTCCGTCATGTGTCTTTTCGCACTCGCATCACTTGTCTGTGTTcaggaaacataaaatagaagaactgtgagggacatttacaaaaatacttaagtaaatcCCCATTTTATTCGTGGTCACTTCTGTGTTGGAGTGAACATTCACAACATTCACCGCTATCTTCGCCTGTTCTGCTGCCGGGGAAAATAAGGAACTTGTCATAGTCAGAACCCGCTGCTTCAAAAATGCGCACAGTGCGTTTGAAACagttgtactgtattttgaaacagtcaataaaattcagtaactttatattcatgtaggctaataaatatattctgcatgacaatttaaagaaaaagaaaaggttatgatattatagtgattatatatatttgacCCAGACAGACATGATCAcaataagcggtttccactgtatttacatccttctccagtttcttcatctccatctgcaacttaatttttaactttcattgacGCTTGTAAATGGATATTTTGTgcaagagaaaatgtgtcaaagagtatGATAATGTTGGTAAGTTGGCTCTCTTAAGTTGCCTAcaacatcattttaaatatacatctgatattatatAGCCTAGTGATAATATAACCACTTCACTGATctgaatgctcatttattaacaaataaagataaaaccatgaCAAGCACTGCTCTTCACTTTCCCCACACAGACTCATTAAGCCAGATGCAGTGATTGAACCGTCAGCCTTCTAATAATAAGTTCactcctctaacctttaggctATCACTATACACCTACAGATATGCATGTAATCTGTCATCAATTTTGTGCCAAGCcatctccttcaccttgttaattGTAGCAGTATTCtcttttttggtgaaaactcctttatattcttcatatagtttcatcagcaggtttgttctgctgcGGAGAAGAACACCGCTctaattttctcttctttttgcaacATAGTATCGTCTTTCAGACAATCGACCgttctgggctgcttatgtactCCATACACGTGCACACTGCAAGCTTATTCCAGCCTGGCTTGAGTTAGCATTGACTAGACGCAGCTAGCCTGCGTTAGTGGAATGGCTTGAGCCTCAAATGAATGTTGACATTAATTCTAGCCAGGCTTTTTCAAGTAAGGgcagctttctttagctgcaTTGATGGAACAGCCCTCTGCACCCCTCCCTggcctgtttttctctccacacctgccctgcaatTAGACTCGGTGACCCTGCCCCACActgttttccccacacctgccctgtgttagcctcatcagccctgcccttctccctgtgtttccccaGCCAATCCCGCTCCCCGTCTGTTCACTCCCCTCTcctgagttctccacccatctccccactgCACCTCATCTTCTCGTTAGTTCAGTTActttttaagtcctggttttctgttcagtctttgttggatctgtcctgtcctgtcctgtcctgtctcGTCTCAAGATTAAAGAAGATTTTTGTCAACTCTGCACTCTGGTCTCTGTATTTGGATCCATTCCTGCTACTCCACATGACAAAAGGGGACTCTGGCAAATAAGTtgaacctggctcaactttcaTTGCGATGCAATGCAATGTAATATCCATCTGCTGCAGTGGGCAATCATCAGCATCTAAGAGCCCCTACCTACGCAGCTTCccatgttgttttcttgcagggCTGTTATAGGTCTGAATCCTCACTGATATGGTTAGGGTTACACAACTAGGCAACACTTGCTTAGGGTTATgaaaagattgtggttatggtTGATTAACCCTAATAGCCAAGTGACTCTGATTTCCTACATGAAAATCTGATGTgctacatgcatacatacagatGTGGCCGAAATACCCTTAATTAATGCAAAAATACCCTtgcattaattaaaataatgcaccattcaccctgaacagtgttaaaattaaaagatatgttattatcaatgcatgtctatgtttgttttgcagtggaacaaaacaaaaaggttgtgaaaataactgaattcatgcttattctacaaagacattctaaaatcGCCTGGACagaattattggtaccctttagaagttgtaagaaaaaatgaatttgtagtgatactttaagcagattattgtgttttaattagtatcacaggtgtttttaaTCTtatgttttgtgccactgtttgcatcacattgaacatggaaaacagaaggaaaactagagagtggtctgacattagaaaaaaggtaataaccaagcatggtcaacataaaggttacaagaccatctccaaagagcttgatgttcctgtgagCACTGTTGCCAAttttattaagaagtttaaggcctATGGagctgtagccaacatctctggatgtggttgcaagaggaaaattggcaCAAGATTGAACAGGCGATTACTTGAATGGTCaagaaagaaccaaggaaaacgtcaatacagatccaagctgatcttcaagttcaaggtacaatagtttcaagtctCACCATCTGTCGCCGTCtaaatgaaaatgggctccatggtagaagatCCAGGAAcaccccacttctaagaggaagtcacaaaaaagccagactgaaCTTTGCCAAAATGCTTGTTGACAAGCTGCAGTctttctgggagaatgtgctttggacagatgaaacaaaattagagctcTTTGTTAAATCACACCGACCTTATATTTACAGAAGAATAAATGAAGCcctcaaagaaaagaacactcCATCTTTCATGGGATTGAAACATGGAGTAgactcagtgatgttttggggttgttttgctgcctcaggcactggatgccttgaatctgtgcagggcgcattgaaatcagaagactatcaaggcattttggagtgAAACATACAGCCCTGTCTTAGTCacaggtcatgggtcttccagcaaGATAATGATCCCAAATATACATCAAAAACACTCATGAGTGCATGAGAGGAAAACGTTGGACCATTCTGAAGTGGCCTGcgtgagtcctgatctgaatcccattgaacctctgtggaaagagctgaaacttgcagttgggagatgacacccatcaaacctgagagaactggagcagtaTGCTCAAGAGGAGTGGgccgaactaccagtggagaagtgtagaaaccttattcaaAGTTACATAAAGTGCTTGActttgactgcagttattgcctcgAAAAGCTGTGCCACAAAATATTAGGTTAAGaataccaatatttttggccattttcatttcttttattgtcttaaataatatgttaagtagtaaatcaaaagcaaagtttcagttatattcaatgtgaaataaagaataatggataccatatacttctATCAGTTTCAACTTagagaaaatttagtttttttaaaaaagatggaagggtaccaatatttttggccacgTCTATACATGACTCCACACCCTTCCTTTTCGCCTCACTACATGGACACGCTACTTCCTACATTGGCACTAAACACTGGCATTGGATGAATTGTACGTAACGTAACGTAATTACTAGTCTTCATTGTACCTGTGTGTGATGTACTGTGCTCTTTCACATAATTTTCTGTCTTAAGAGAATTATGAGTTAGTAAGATAATAAATTTCAAGATCAGCTATGGTTTTGCGTGGTTTTCTTGTTTATCCAGGGTAATGAGTCACACAATAGGTCAACAGGTCCTTTTCTTTACTAACAAAGCTGTAGGCCTACTGAACTAGACTCCCTATCAAGACAGACCAACTCATCTAAATCCTGAAATAATCCACTTACTGAGGTGTAAAGCCAGGCTGAAGAGCATCAGTCATTGAGCAATTCTCAACCCCCTACATGGAAAGTCAGGTTTACAATAGGCTAAACAATACtacatcatttttttgtttgtgacgTTCAGTTACAActtatatgaaaaataaatattaactgAAAAATTGCCTGCGATGTGGTATGTAACaatttccctttctctctgatAAAGTTGTTCATGGTAttatggttgttgttttttcatgtctggATGTATGAAATATGACCAGTGTGCTAATAACACATAAAGCACAAAAGCTGCTTTTTCCTTTGAAAAACAGTTTCGTGGTTTTCTAAGGAGCGATTAAAAACTACTTTCACATCCATTTCTTGCTTTCATTGGAGCACCATAAGATGCTTGCATTCTAGGATGTACATTGTAACTGCCTAGCATCATTGCAAAAACCCTACACAGTGGCCAGTAGCTTTACCTTAGCTTAGCCTAAGACTACTCTACAGAAGCTAGCTTGTTGCAGTAGCATCAGCAGATTTTAGTCTGCTCCGCTTTTAGTCTGGATGGTTGAAGCACAGTGAAATTTTAAAACACAGCCATGCAATTTAGTGAGCAAAGGCAGTCTGTCATCTTCTCTAGAAGATTGTGATGGACACAAGCTTTTAGCACTGGTAGTTTTACTGCAGTATATTGAGCCTGCTGTATAACAGAAGCACACATATTTATTTCCTGGTGCTAGGTTAAAGGAGGGGTTGCAGTAGGGTTGGGCgaaaaatcaaatattacacTAACATTCAATGCTGCAAGAATATATAATTTTTGTTGACACAAATGAGGGTAACATTATTATAATCAGTGATTTTCATATTGTTGAATGTAATGCAGAGATACTTTTAGATTTTTTCCCATGTTTTCTTCATTGTTGACCTTTTGGAAGGTGTAAGCTAACTCCATGACTGGTGGAGTCACAGACTGATCTATTTTGCATCCATCCCTGGAGGATTTCATGTGGACAGCTACCACTACCCATCCCCCCACCAGATCCCCTGTCCTCTAAGCAATGTGGCCAACTATTAGGAGTCGCTAGTGCATCAACAAGGACACTGACTTGCCAACCACAGACACTTCATTTTGTTCAATTGAAAGCACAaccaaggcaaggcaaggcaagtttatttgtatagcacatttcaacaacaaagcaattcaaagtgctttacatagagcataaaaggcattaaaacagaatattaaagcaacacaagtaaaaagacataaaaacaattacaaagtgttaaataaaaagaagctaaaaagggagtaagacagataaaacaagagaataaaagtaacagtgcagtgtaaaatattaaccctcaatgtggtttaatgaaaggcagcggcaaacagaGAAGTCTTCAGCTgcgatttaaaagaactgagagttgcagcagacctacAGTTTTCTGGGattttgttccagatatgtggagcataaaaactgaacgctgcttctccatgtttagtttttattctggggacagaaagcagacctgatccagatgacctgagaggtctggatggttcataatgtagcagtagatcagagatgtattttggccctaaaccattcagtgctttataaaccaacagcaacaTCTTAAAGTCAagtctttgacagacaggaagccagtgtaaagatctgagaactggagttatatgatccactttcttggtcttagtgaggactggAGCAGCAGTGTTCcaaatcagctgcagctgtctgatcgattttttagggagacctgtgaggacagcattacagtagtcaagtctactgaaaataaatgcatggatttgttttttccaaatcctgctgagacataagtcctttaatgtttgatatattcttcaggtgatggaaggctgactttgtaattgtcttaatgtgactgttgaaattcaggtctgactccatgactacaccaaaatttctggcttggtttgtagtttttaacattattgattgaagctgagtgctgacttttaaacgttcttccttggctccaaaaccaattacttcagttttgtctttgtttaactgaagaaaattctg includes these proteins:
- the LOC137181446 gene encoding green-sensitive opsin; this encodes MENGTEGKNFYVPMNNRTGLVRSPFHYTQYYLADPWFFKLLAFYMFFLICTGFPINALTLVVTAQNKKLRQPLNFILVNLAVAGLIMVTFGFTVCFYSSLMGYFSMGTLGCTIEGFMSTIGGQVSLWSLVVLAIERYIVVCKPMGSFKFTATHASAGCAFTWVMAMSCAVPPLVGWSRYIPEGIQVSCGPDYYTLAPGYNNESFVMYMFTCHFCVPVSTIFFTYGNLVCTVKAAAAQQQDSVSTQKAEKEVTRMCVLMVLGFLLAWTPYASFAAWIFFNRGAAFSATAMAIPAFFSKSSALFNPVIYVLMNKQFRNCMLSTIGMGGMVEDETSVSTSKTEVSTAS